DNA sequence from the Cottoperca gobio chromosome 2, fCotGob3.1, whole genome shotgun sequence genome:
TGCAGATAGTTCCTCCTCAGTGAGGGCGAGATTTTCAGTGGATCGCTGTAGCAAAGCCGTGTGAAACTGCTGTGATATCATCTCCAATGGGACACTTTTGCATCCTTTTTATTGTCAAACAAATAGAAGAACATCTGCACTGTATTGTACAGTGTAGTTTTGCAGGCTGCCATTTTTACTAAATCTGGGtcgagtgaataaaaaaaactttcgATCGCTATTGACGGTAGCTTGGCTATTTAAAAAATTgcaggtttgtgcaggatgtccttTTCATACTGGTGAAGATTCTCTCTGACAAATCCGTGGTCTGGAGTGTTTTAACtgcaaataatgcaaataatcaCAATAGCAATGGTGTTCATTCAGACAGATATTCTGTAGGTTTTAAGAATGGACATGTATTTGACAGGGACGAAAGAAAAACATGCGATGGGTCTGAGACAACACAATAAAGCTATGCAAGCGACTGTTGACAATGACCGGGATGAAAACCTCTGTCTGTAGCAATGCGTTGGTCATTTCCACACATTGCCATATAGTTATTCTAAATTTGCACAAACCCTACAGTGTTACTTGGGTTATTTTTGAAGCAgactatactatactactatatatgtttttgagacCTTATTCCATCCATGCAATAAGCACATTACACCTGAAGGATCCAAAGAGCTGCTGTATGCGATTACCACAAAGAGTCAGCAGCGCTTCTACTCCATTGTCTGCACATAAGGAAAATGCTATATGTGCCAAAACTCCAGTATTGTTCTGGCAGTCCTTGCATctcaatttatatttatagtgaaGGATTAAAGATCGCAGTATTCCTCAAATTGAATCCAGTCCATTGAGTCCAGTGTTCTGGAAAAATAGTCTCAACTGACCAGACAGTAGGGGTCGGCGGTATACCGGTGTGATCATCGCCACCGATGTCACGTGCCACGACATGGATTTTGTAATACTGTTGTTACCATGGTATACGCTTTGGTTAAAACAAGTTGTTTAACCGTTCTTTCGTGGAACTGCTTGCTCTCCTGAGGTGTCCACACAGGCTGCGCTGCTGCTCAGCCCTCAACAGATCatttttattgtctgtttttgCAGAGCACTGTGCACCGGGGAAAAAGTTGTTACTCCAAATGTCTAGATGACAAACTGCCAAATCTGATGTTAAGTTTGATATAACACTGCTAGACTAATGGGGCTATCTATGGAAACTCCACTACAACCGGATCGACTGACATCTGTTTGATGACCTTCACATGCTAGATACGTACAAAAATGAGGAGCTGGACCCGGtcaccacagaggagcaggtCCAGGAGGTCCGGGGTTACCTCGCCAAGGTGACAGGGATTGGAGAAGTGCTCGCCCGCAGGCACATGAAGGTGGTCTTCTTTGGGAGGTATGTATATCTAAGGTTGGgtatcgagagagagagagagagagagagagagagagagacagtggttTAAACGTCaacttaaagtaaagttgtgCGATGACTGTAGGCACTGCTGATGGGCATGTTGCTTCTTCTGCAGGACCAGTAATGGGAAGAGCTCAGTGATCAATGCCATGCTGTGTGACAAGGTGCTGCCTTCTGGAATAGGACACACCACCAACTGCTTCCTGAGGGTGGAGGGCACTGATGGCAATGAGTCCTTTCTCCTCACTGAAGGTtctgaggagaggaagagcatAAAGGTCTGCAGTATCCAAAACACCGCCGATCTCCACAGCTCCAGTCTGTACAAGTGGAATGTTGGTATTTGCTATGGATGTACAGCCATCGGatgctaagtgtgtgtgtgtgtgtgtgtgtgtgtgtgtgtgtgtgtgtgtgtgtgtgtgtgtgtgtgtgtgtgtgtgtgtgtgtgtgtgtgtgtgtgtgtgtgtgtgtgtgtgtgtgtgtgtgtgtgtgtgtgtgtgtgtgtgtgtatagacgGTGAACCAGCTGGCCCACGCCCTCCACCAGGATGAAGACCTGGATGCAGGCAGCTTGGTCTGTGTAATGTGGCCTAAAGCCAAGTGTGCTCTGCTCAGGGATGATCTGGTGTTGGTAGACAGGTCAGACACAAGTTAACACTATTTAATCAACAAAACTAATGTTTTCATCTCCTGTTGAATGTCAAACAGATCAGAGAAAGTCACAACATTTTATACTAAGGCTAAAGTGGGCACCCTTTTATAAAGTGGTAAGGCTGAATTTACAAAATGCAGATGCCCCTTAGTTTGTAAAAggagaatattttatttatgtttttcttgcTTTAAAGCCACCATGCTCACTTGCAGAGGACTGCCGTTGATCATACTTCTTTCTGTTTCCCCCTTCAGCCCGGGTATCGATGTTACCACTGAACTGGACAGCTGGATCGACAAATTTTGCCTGGATGCAGATGTATTTGTTCTAGTGGCAAACTCTGAGTCCACACTGATGCAGACGGTGAGACTTTACAGCTGTGTGTGCCATTCTGCAGTGCTGCAAGCGTGTCACCTCTCTGCAATATCTCCCACGTGGGGGGgtctattgttattattatttaaattgtattattatattacaataataatttgttattcaTATAATAACAATGTTAAATTGCCTTAAAACTGATAAGATAAGATGAACCTTTATTGAATCTGGTTTTTACAGCAGTATCTATCtgtagatatctatagatagatagatagatagatagatatagatctatatagatctatagatatagatctatatagatatagatctatatatatagatctatatagatatagatatagatctctatatatagatatagatctatatatagatctatatatagatatatatatatatatctatatatagagatagatctctatatatatatatatatatatatatatatatatatatatatatatatatatagatatagatatatatatatagatatatatatatatatatatatatagatagatatatatatagatatatatatatatatatatatatatatagatatagatagatagatagatagatagatagatagtgcTGCTTGAAAGTTTTTGAACCCCCCAGACATGgtcattgtttttgtacaaaaatgtaaaatagccTCATTAAATGTACATCCAAACATCAATTTGTAAAGCAGACTTTCCAAATAATGgacacaaacaatgaaaaattataattgtattcattatttattcaacaaaagTGGTTTATCTCACAAAAACTGAAATTTTGACCTGTGCAAAAGTATGTGAACCCCTTTAGTTAGTAGCTTGTGGCACTCCTTCTGCAGCCATTACTTCAACCAAACATCTTCTGTAACCCCTGACCAGTCTCTCGTATCTGCTGTTGGAGATTTTTGTCCACTCCTCCTTGAAGCCAGTTGAGAGAGGTCGGAGGCACATCTGGCATGTACCGCCCGCTTTCAGGTCTGGCCACAACATTTCTATTGGATTGAGGTCCGGACTTTCACTAGGCCAATCCAGAGTACGAATCCTCTTTCTTTTAAGCCATTCCTTGCTAGTTTGGCTGGTATGCGTTGGGTCGTTGTCTTGTTGCAGAACCCGTTTTCGGCCCAGCTTCATCTGACTGATGGCAGGAGATTTTGATCAAGAATTTGTTGATAGGACTGAGAATTCATGTTTCCCTGGATAATATGGAGTCGTTCAGGTCCGGAAGCAGAAAAGCAGCCCCAAACCTTCACATttccaccaccatgcttcactgttgGGAGGAGGTTCTTTTCTTGGTATGCAGTGTTGGCTTTTCTCCAAACATAGCGGTTTTGATTGTGACCAAATAATTCTATCTTGGACTCGTCTGTCCAGAGAATGGACTTCCAGAGGCCTCTGGTTTGGCCAAGTGCTCTCTGGCAAGTTGAAACGGGCCGCTCTGTTCTTTCTTGAGAGCAGAGGCTTCCTTTTAGCAATCCTCCCATGAATGTCATGTCTATTCAACTTTCGTCTGATGGCTTTTACCTGATTTATAATTTTTCTGGTGCTTCTTGGTGATAGTTTTGATGGGCGTCCACTTCTAGGCAGAGTTGCGGTCATGTTGGAGCTGGAATCTTTTGGAGATGGTCTTGTAGCTTTCCCCAGACTGATGGGCTGTCAGTACCTTCTTCCTGATGTCCTCGGGtatctcatttcctctctgcaTTGTTGTTCTGTGTGGGTACACCTTGGCACTACAGTAGTTTGCTTGgtttcctctttaatctgtaaCGTCCAACACTTTTCCTAAGAATGTCTCATTTGATTGGTTTGCTTACTTGAAATCTGGTGatgataaaataagaaaatcatGGTAAAACAAGGagttcacaaactttcaagcagcactgtagatagatagagatatctatatatctatatctatatctacatctatctatatatatatatatatatatatatatatatatatatatagatatagatatagatatagatatagatatatatagatatatatagatatatatatatctatagatagatagatatagatatatatatattatatatatatataatagatatagatatatagatatagatatagatatatagatagatagatatatctatatctatatatatatatatatatatagatatatatatatatatagatatatatatagatatagatatatagatagatatatctatatctatatctatatctatatatatatatatatatatatatatatatatatatatatatatatagagagagatatatatatatatatatatatatatatatatatatatatatatatatatatatatatatatatatatatatatatatatatatatatatatatatatatatatatatatatatatatatatatatatatatatatatatatatatatatatatatagatatatatatatatatagatatatagatatagatatatatagatatatagatatatatagatatatatatagatagatagatagatagatatacactCAGCACAAAATGGAGCCACtatgtttaaaaagaacaaatgctCTGTGCGCAGTGTTTTTATAATGTATCTTCCAATTATGtctttttaaattgttgcaAATGATGTCTTCCTACAGGAGAAGTCCTTCTTTCACAAGGTCAATGAGCGGCTCTCCAGTCCCAACATTTTCATCCTCAACAACCGCTGGGATGCCTCAGCCTCGGAACCTGAATACATGGAGGAGGTGAGTCAACTTTATTTTGGCCCACCATATATTCTTTAGTGGCGTATGCATGAACCACTGCTGCATGGCTTTTGCAGCTTCAGGTAGTAAAATGGATGCCTAGGTGAAGTATTTCCAGGTTAATTTATAGTTCCtttgagagagtgagagagattataattgttttgttgctgtgtcAGGTCCGCAGACAGCATATGGACCGCTGCACACATTTTCTGGTGGATGAACTAGGTGTGGTGGACCGAGCCCAGACCAGTGACCGCATCTTCTTTGTGTCTGCCAAGGAAGTACTTCAGGCTCGTGTGCAGAAGGCTCAAGGAATGCCTGAAGCAGGTGGGGATGTTAGTCAGTGTGGATTCTGAGGGTTTGTACTAGGATGGACGATAGAATGATATTCATTTATGCAATGCCCGTTATGGATTTTGCGCTATATTCAGTCTCTCTTTTGCTAGGACATGTCTGAAGCTGTACTTGCCTATGTATCCAGGAaagatttatataataatagattTATAGATAATAATAGATTTAAGACCACACTAAATGTTGTGCTCTGTTTTCTACCGTACTAcactgatttttgttttgtttcaggtgGAGCTCTTGCAGAAGGATTTCAAGCCAGAATGTTTGAGTTCCAGAACTTTGAGAGGCGATTCGAGGTAAGATATGTGTAAAAACTAGGAACGTGTTTTAATGGGTCGCAGATTTGAATACTCGGATACATTTATAAGTTATTCTTACTTCCGTGATCTTATCGGgtatccattttatttattactatcACTCGCTCGCAGTTCCCCTTGCTTCTAgtttttgtgctaagctaggcttaACACCCTTCAAGTCCTCTTTGTactggacacagagaggactTGGCTTAGATGGAAAACAAGCGTATTTCCTTTCAAAAAGAACTATTGACTACTAGTGTAACTTGAGCCCTACTTGgcttttatttgacaaattgtTGTATGTTATTCATTAACAAATCCAGATATCAAAAGTACATTTCAGCTAGATGTGTAATGAAGCATCCAGTAAGTGTTCCAGCCATTTTATTGTTCTTGAGTTGACGTCTGGATTGTTGTCCTGCTGTGTGTAGGAGTGTATCTCACAGTCAGCGGTGAAGACTAAGTTTGAGCAGCACACGGTGAGGGCCAAACAGATCTCTGAAGCCCTTCGACGTATTATGGATTCTGTACACATTGCTGCACAAGAGCAGAGGTAAGTCAGGTATTACAAGCAGGTTGTACAATTGTATGGATTTAGATTGTATGTGAACCAAAGACTGGGAACATGTTAACATCAGGCCTCAGTGTCCTTAGTTCAGACTGTAAGCACTATGTCCATTGATGAAATGATTGGAGAAATAGTTCCAACCATGCTTTTCATTGCAACAAAGACACAACTATATGTCTAGTGTGATCAAATAGGTGGTTGGTggtttgtgtctgtttataGGATTTACTGCCTTGAGACCAAAGAGGACCGTCAGGACCGATTGGAGTTCATAGACAAGCAGTTGGACTTGTTGACCATGGACTGTAAGGCCAAGATTAAGAAGATAactgaggaggtggagagacagGTGAACCCTAACAAGACAACTtaacgtgtgtctgtgtctgtgtctatatCCTAGAGCTCACAACAGCTCATTTGATACAGCAAGGTCAAGTTTTAAAACTGCATGGAATTTGCTGCAAATGTCATGGGATTAGCATAAAGTGTGCATGTCTGTAAAGGGTAGACTCGTGGGTATCCATAGAACCCAATGTAATTCAGATATCCTGAGAGAAGCCATCAGGGGACCTCTGTGAATTTGGCCCTAATCAGAATTTAGCCTGACTTTGGAGCACTCTTTGGCCTTCCCGACAAGCTTGCATGACTTGTTTTGGTACCAATAGATTTGTAGTTTCATAAGATAGTATCTTCAAAAGTGAAGTGCTCAGAATGTTGGCCGGCACGTCGTCACATTTTTAAGAGGTTTAGTTCCTTCCTGAATCTTAATGGTGATTTGTAAAGTGATGGATTTGAAGGATCTAATTATTTCCCCActtatcaaatacaaatataaacaactctttaatttcaaatgtgttttatttttgttcaggTGTCTAATGCAATGTCAGAGGAGATCAGAAAGCTCCATGTGCTGGTGGATGACTTCCACATGGACTTCCACCCATCACCAGTGGTGCTCAAGGTCTACAAGAATGTGAGTACATCGCATTAATTCCACAGACTTCCTTGTCCTTAATGTGAGCTTCACAGGGCTGAAATGGAgccgtctgcctgtctgtacCCGCCACTTTGCTGCACAATCAGAtgagttttgttttcatgtgtgtacATAGCTGCCAATACTGTCCATAATGTACTTTGACTTGTAGACAACGTAAGGACTTCTTTGCAACCCAAACCTTTGATTGAAGCCTTTTTTGCATTCAACCAAAAGGCATCTTTACTCCAAACTACTCTAGGAAATAGTAGTGATATTTAGATTGTCAGTCTCTTAGATCTGCTCTGTTCCACAGAGTGCATTTAGCTGTTGAGTCTGAGATTGCCcccagatttttctttttgtgttctGACCTACTCATGAGCTGGTTTGATGAGTCACATTTATATCAAGGTGAAATGGGATAAAGCTGTAATCCTGAATGTGAGCGTTATgattttgctgtgtgtgtttcctgaaaTATTCCTGCTTTTAACAGTAACATAGAAATATTCAGTCCGGTATCTACATGCTGCATAGTGTAAAGCTCCCTCTGGGGAAAAAGCCCATGTAATCCGTGTTATATAAGAGCAGTCCAGACTGAATCATGATCTACTAATTCCATTCTGCAATCTCTTTAATTGCCAAACATGCGGTTTCATTGCTAAGAGTGTAAGTACAGGCCACAAAACATGAGGTCAGACTGACCTGGACAAACTAATTCTAATAGCTGAAAACCAAAAGCTGACTGAAGCACTAAATCTAGAACGTAAGCCTGCTTATctctttgaattatgtttttatatttatttttactcccAAGTATCTTATATTCTTATTCCATACTAGTACCTTTTAAGCAACATATTCATATAATtcaggatattttgcctactggcttgtagtccagtaacaggacagCTATtgaaaaatggtctgataatgTCGACAGActaataaatgttcaatttcaaTACCATATGCCAGGTCCagagtttaaacagtgagttggttcatgtacattctgaatGTAGAAGCCATTTTGCGTTATTGTTGGcattttattatttggtttaagccctgcaatattattttggacacttggtggcGGGGATTAAATGCACTAggccagtggtcttcactattttttacatgagagccgcATTGATTGGACAAAGTCAAtaaggagagccacttttactgcaaagtatgaaaagctacatccagtcataaaaagcatgtctgtttattaatctgtcatcccacccagaacatacaatatgcaatgcaacCAACCAATACAAGCAGGACTAcattaatactgggatgatgttgtcaaactctgcaaacaatatttctgctgaagccaaaaagcagtgtttcacaatgtttgagtctgagaaggttttttttgcctgagccaaaatccatgcgatctcaaaagatgcctcagtgaATCGTTCAGTTGTATTAattgtcctgtgtatgagcctttgttgtccagaaagagaagaagaaaggtgctctattttatttactaatttcacttccaggtgcataagtttcgttgaattttggatgcgcaaatgacttcgcttgaaaccagagcgggtttgtttgcacattaagc
Encoded proteins:
- the LOC115019720 gene encoding mitofusin-2-like, encoding MSLVFPRPNTNTVHGKKEKRLMAEVNASPLKHFVTAKKKINGIFEQLGAYIKESTSFLDDTYKNEELDPVTTEEQVQEVRGYLAKVTGIGEVLARRHMKVVFFGRTSNGKSSVINAMLCDKVLPSGIGHTTNCFLRVEGTDGNESFLLTEGSEERKSIKTVNQLAHALHQDEDLDAGSLVCVMWPKAKCALLRDDLVLVDSPGIDVTTELDSWIDKFCLDADVFVLVANSESTLMQTEKSFFHKVNERLSSPNIFILNNRWDASASEPEYMEEVRRQHMDRCTHFLVDELGVVDRAQTSDRIFFVSAKEVLQARVQKAQGMPEAGGALAEGFQARMFEFQNFERRFEECISQSAVKTKFEQHTVRAKQISEALRRIMDSVHIAAQEQRIYCLETKEDRQDRLEFIDKQLDLLTMDCKAKIKKITEEVERQVSNAMSEEIRKLHVLVDDFHMDFHPSPVVLKVYKNELHRHIEEGLGNNLSGRCSTSITSSLQATQADMIDGLKPLLPNPVREQVDKLVPRHCFSLSYDLACDKLCSDFQEDISFHFSLGWTMLVNRFLGPKNTRRALMGYNDQVPRSMALTPVSSSMPPFPQSSMTQEELMVSMVTGLASLTSRTSMGVLVVGGVVWKAVGWRLIALSVGLYGLLYIYERLTWTTKAKERTFKRQFVNYASEKLQLIVSYTGSNCSHQVQQELAGVFAQLCQQVDVTRQNLEDQITDMNSKIELLDSLQSKAKLLRNKAGWLDSELNMFTQQYLHHSK